GTCCATGCGGAGTACCCGCAACTAAAGGGAAATTGCATCATCTGCCACCTGTTGTCTCTGGTTTTACAGCCTGACACTAATAAGTTGACATTCGTCAAGAAATTACTGTCATTCTTAACTTTATACTGTCAAATCCTTGTCATGACACGAAATGTGCACTATCTTTGCAGTCACAAAAAGGATAACAAGCGCATAATAGGCGCTATAGATGTTTAGTTTAAGTAGAATTAAAAAGGTAAAAAGATGAAAAATTTGACAATGAAAATGAAGAGTGTGATTATAAAGATTGTGAAAACCTATAAAGATTCAATGTCTTGCTACGGTGAGGGAATGTTGAATGGAAGAGGTTACACATGTGCATAACGATTAAAAAGAATGATAAAACAGAGCCGATTGGTCTTTTCCAGTCGGCTCTGTTCTTTTATGTCACTTTGCTTAGCAGCAGAGGGCAGATGTAATTCACATGTCCGGAAGATTTCTGATTTGCGTCAGAACAACGTGCAATCTGACGCATATTAAAGCGTAAGTTGATGCAGATTGCAGGCTAAGTTGACGCAGATTGCACGACAATCAGACAGAGATGACAAAGCAGGGCATTGGACGATGATAGCTGTTGGGCAGGAGATTGCACGCAATTTTTGGCATAACCTTTGCAAAGTTTCATGATAAATAGTATATTTGTAACAGCAAATCAATCATAAACTAAGAATAGGAGACTATAATATATGACAAGTCAGTTCTCACCTAAAGTTTCAGAAATATTGGCATTCAGCAGAGAGGAGGCCAACCGATTGGCCAGCCGTTCTGTAGGGCCTGAACATCTTGTCTTAGGTATATTGCGTGGAAAGGACAGTCTGCTCCACAGTCTTTTCCAGCGCATGAATATCAATGAAAGCAATGTAAAGACTGAATTGGAAGACAGGGTAAGGCAGGATGACATCACTTCGGCCATGATTACCTCGGAACTCGTGCTGAACGAACAAGCCAACAACATCTTGAAACTCGCAGTTCTCGAGGCTCGTATACAACACACACAAATGGTTGACGTGCAGCATCTTGTGTTGGCTATCCTGCATGATCAAGTGAACAATGGAGCTAAGAAAATTCTGGAAGAAAACCATATGAATTATGAAGATACGCTCGCTTACCTGAAAACCCAGATGAGCAGCAATGCCAAACCCACGAATAGTTTCGGTATGCCCGAGGAAGAAGAGGAGGAAGAAGAGGCTATGTCGCAGCAGGGGGCCAACAGGAAACAGGCTTTCACCAAGACTGCCGGCAGCGAACAAAAGAAAGGAACGCCTGTTCTCGATAACTTTTCTACCGATTTGACCCAGGCTGCAGCAGAAGGAAAGCTTGACAAAGTGGTCGGACGTGAAAAGGAAATCCTGCGTGTCACAGAGATATTGTGCCGCAGAAAAAAGAACAATCCTATTCTCATCGGAGAACCGGGTGTAGGCAAGAGCGCCATTGTTGAGGGCCTGGCACAACTCATTGTGCAGCATAAGACTTCACCCATTCTGTTCAACAAACGCGTTGTTAATCTTGACCTGACAGCTGTTGTGGCCGGAACGAAATACAGAGGACAGTTTGAAGAGCGCATCCGTTCATTGATCAGCGAACTTGAGAAGAACCCCGATATCATTGTTTTCATTGATGAAATCCATACAATGATTGGTGCCGGAAGTACTCCGGGCAGCATGGATGCAGCCAATATCATGAAACCTGCATTGGCACGCGGGGTAATCCAGTGCATCGGTGCCACCACTATAGATGAATATCGCAAGAGTATTGAGAAGGATGGAGCATTGGAACGCCGTTTCCAGAAAGTCATGGTAGAACCGACTTCTGCTGAAGAGACACTGACAATCCTGCACAATATCAAAGACAGATATGAGCAACATCACCATGTCAGCTATACAGATGAGGCATTGAAAGCATGTGTCAATTTGACAGAACGCTATGTTTCAGACCGCTATTTCCCTGATAAGGCCATTGATGCGCTTGATGAAGTCGGGTCACGTGTGCATCTGCAACATGCAGAGATGCCTGAAGAATTGACTGAAAAGCAGAAGGAATTGGAGGAAACCATACAGAAGAAGAAGCAAGCAGTGAGAAATCAGAACTTTGAACTTGCTGCAGGTTACCGTGATCATCAGACTACTTTGGAACAGGAAATCGAAGAGCTCAACCGCCAATGGACCGCAGGTGACAATACACTTCGCCAGACTGTAACCGAGGTAGAAGTTGCCGATGTGGTATCGATGATGGCAGGAGTGCCTGTACAACGCATTGCAGAAGCAGAGAATGTGCGCTTGCGCAATATGGGAACAGTGCTGAAAGAGCAGGTGATTGCGCAGGATAATGCGATTGAGAAAATGGTGAAGGCCATTCAACGCAACCGCGTTGGCATCAAAGATCCCAACCACCCGATTGGCGTTTTCATGTTCCTCGGTCCTACCGGTGTAGGCAAAACTTATTTGGCAAAGAAGCTTGCTGAATACATGTTTGGCTCTGATGATGCCTTGATACGTATAGACATGAGCGAATATTCCGAAAGCTTCAACACCTCCAGATTGGTGGGAGCACCTCCCGGATACGTAGGATATGAAGAGGGTGGACAGCTTACAGAGAAAGTGCGTCGCCACCCCTACTCCATCATTTTGTTGGATGAGATTGAGAAAGCACATGGTAATGTATTCAACATGCTGCTCCAGGTGCTTGACGAAGGAAGGCTGACGGATGGAAACGGACGGTTGATTGACTTCCGAAACACCGTGATTATCATGACTTCTAACGCTGGAACACGTCAGCTGAAAGAGTTTGGTCATGGTGTAGGTTTTAATGCCGGAGGAAACGTTGGACTCAGCATTAACGACAAAGACAAGGAATATGCACGCGGTATTATCCAGAAAAGCCTCAGTAAGCAGTTTGCACCTGAGTTCCTGAACCGCTTGGATGAGATTATAACTTTCGATCAACTCGACCTTGAGGCCATTAAGAAGATTATCAATATCGAATTGAAAGGCCTCTACAAGCGCATAGAAGGCTTAGGCTATCAACTGACTATCACCGATACGGCTAAGGAGTTTGTAGCAACGAAAGGCTATGATGTGCAGTTTGGTGCCCGTCCTTTGAAGCGTGCTATCCAGAACTATATCGAGGATGGTGTATGCGAAAAGCTTCTCTCAGACAATCTGAAAGAAGGTGATACCATTGCTGTCAGCAAGTCACCCAACAAAGATGAACTGCTGTTCAAATGAAATTAGGGAATTGTAAACTCAACATTGCAAAGCTACTGAAATATAGTTAGCAGACCGTTTGCAATCCTAAAAAATATCACTAAATGAGGAAAAAGCCTACCTATAAGTAGGTATTTTTCCTCATTTTTTTATAACTTTGCGTGCAACAAGATGTAGATTATACAACAACATTATTTATATAATTAATTTAGCGAATATGATTTATTCTAAAGAAGTCGACAACATGTGTGTTGTCGCAAAGGGTCCAAATCATGGCCCAGCTCCTATTCCTGAAGAGGGAAAATGGATTCAAGCTAAAGAGATTAAAGACATCTCGGGTTACACTCACGGTGTGGGTTGGTGTGCTCCTCAGCAGGGTGCCTGCAAACTTTCACTGAATATCAAGGACGGTGTCATTCAGGAGTGCCTCGTAGAGACTATCGGCTGTACCGGTATGACCCACTCTGCAGCTATGGCTTCAGAGATACTTCCAGGCAAGACAATCCTCGAAGCGCTGAATACCGACTTGGTTTGTGATGCTATCAATACTGCAATGCGTGAGCTTTTCCTGCAGATTGTCTATGGACGCAGCCAGAGTGCATTCTCTGAAGGCGGTCTTGTTATCGGTGCAGGTCTTGAGGATCTCGGTAAGGGGCTCCGCAGTCAGACCGGTACACTCTATGGCACTGTTGCAAAGGGCACACGCTATCTTGAGCTGACAGAAGGCTACATCACCAAGCAGTTCCTTGATAAAGACAACCAAGTTTGCGGTTATGAATATGTACATCTGGGCAAGATGATGGAAGCTATCAAGAATGGTATGGACGCAAATGAGGCTGTCAAGAAGTTCACGGGCAGCTATGGCCGCACAACAGAGGCTCAAGGTGCTGTTACATCTATTGATCCACGTAAAAAATAAGGAGATACAGAAATGATTAGAAAAGTAAGTTTTGAGAGCCAGGAGCGCCGTATAGACCAAGTCCTTGCAGCGCTGAAAGAGAACGGTATCAACAGTATCGAAGAGGCTAATGAGATCTGCGAGCAGGCTGGTGTAGATCCTTATCAGATGTGTGAGGACACACAACGCATCTGCTTTGAGAATGCAAAGTGGGCTTATGTATGTGGAACAGCTATCGCTATAAAGAAAGGTGTAAAGACAGCTGCCGATGCAGCAGAGGCTATCGGGATTGGTTTGCAGAGCTTTTGTATTCCCGGTTCTGTTGCCGATGACCGCAAAGTAGGTCTCGGTCATGGTAACCTTGCAGCACGTCTGCTCCGTGAAGAGACAGAATGCTTCGCTTTCCTCGCCGGTCACGAGTCATTTGCTGCAGCCGAAGGTGCTATCAAGATTGCAGAAATGGCCAACAAGGTTCGCCGTAAACCACTTCGCGTTATCCTGAATGGTCTTGGTAAGGATGCTGCAATGATTATCAGCCGCATCAATGGCTTCACATACGTTCAGACCAAGTTTGACTACTATACGGGCCAAGTTAACGTTGTAAAAGAGACTGCCTACTCTGATGGGCCACGTGCAAAAGTAAAGTGTTATGGCGCTGATGATGTTCGTGAAGGTGTTGCTATCCTGTGGAAAGAGAACGTTGACGTATCTATCACCGGTAACTCTACCAACCCAACGCGCTTCCAGCACCCGGTAGCCGGCACTTATAAGAAGGAGCGTGTAGCAGCAGGTAAGCCTTACTTCTCTGTAGCTTCAGGTGGTGGTACGGGCCGTACACTGCATCCGGACAACATGGCAGCAGGCCCCGCTTCTTACGGTATGACCGACACCATGGGCCGCATGCACTCTGATGCGCAGTTTGCAGGTTCTTCTTCAGTTCCTGCCCACGTTGAGATGATGGGCTTCTTGGGAATGGGTAACAACCCAATGGTAGGTGCAACCGTAGCTATTGCCGTTGCACTTGACCTCGCTCTGAACAAGAAATAAACAGATGTAGCTTTGCGAAAACAGGCTGCACACCTGTCATATTTCGCAGATGCCAACAAACTCTTAGTCCCCTTTTGGATATTTTCCAGGAGGGGATTTTTGTTGATGAAATGTCTCTTGACATCGTCACTAAAAGCT
The nucleotide sequence above comes from Segatella oris. Encoded proteins:
- a CDS encoding ATP-dependent Clp protease ATP-binding subunit: MTSQFSPKVSEILAFSREEANRLASRSVGPEHLVLGILRGKDSLLHSLFQRMNINESNVKTELEDRVRQDDITSAMITSELVLNEQANNILKLAVLEARIQHTQMVDVQHLVLAILHDQVNNGAKKILEENHMNYEDTLAYLKTQMSSNAKPTNSFGMPEEEEEEEEAMSQQGANRKQAFTKTAGSEQKKGTPVLDNFSTDLTQAAAEGKLDKVVGREKEILRVTEILCRRKKNNPILIGEPGVGKSAIVEGLAQLIVQHKTSPILFNKRVVNLDLTAVVAGTKYRGQFEERIRSLISELEKNPDIIVFIDEIHTMIGAGSTPGSMDAANIMKPALARGVIQCIGATTIDEYRKSIEKDGALERRFQKVMVEPTSAEETLTILHNIKDRYEQHHHVSYTDEALKACVNLTERYVSDRYFPDKAIDALDEVGSRVHLQHAEMPEELTEKQKELEETIQKKKQAVRNQNFELAAGYRDHQTTLEQEIEELNRQWTAGDNTLRQTVTEVEVADVVSMMAGVPVQRIAEAENVRLRNMGTVLKEQVIAQDNAIEKMVKAIQRNRVGIKDPNHPIGVFMFLGPTGVGKTYLAKKLAEYMFGSDDALIRIDMSEYSESFNTSRLVGAPPGYVGYEEGGQLTEKVRRHPYSIILLDEIEKAHGNVFNMLLQVLDEGRLTDGNGRLIDFRNTVIIMTSNAGTRQLKEFGHGVGFNAGGNVGLSINDKDKEYARGIIQKSLSKQFAPEFLNRLDEIITFDQLDLEAIKKIINIELKGLYKRIEGLGYQLTITDTAKEFVATKGYDVQFGARPLKRAIQNYIEDGVCEKLLSDNLKEGDTIAVSKSPNKDELLFK
- a CDS encoding iron-sulfur cluster assembly scaffold protein, with product MIYSKEVDNMCVVAKGPNHGPAPIPEEGKWIQAKEIKDISGYTHGVGWCAPQQGACKLSLNIKDGVIQECLVETIGCTGMTHSAAMASEILPGKTILEALNTDLVCDAINTAMRELFLQIVYGRSQSAFSEGGLVIGAGLEDLGKGLRSQTGTLYGTVAKGTRYLELTEGYITKQFLDKDNQVCGYEYVHLGKMMEAIKNGMDANEAVKKFTGSYGRTTEAQGAVTSIDPRKK
- a CDS encoding GGGtGRT protein — encoded protein: MIRKVSFESQERRIDQVLAALKENGINSIEEANEICEQAGVDPYQMCEDTQRICFENAKWAYVCGTAIAIKKGVKTAADAAEAIGIGLQSFCIPGSVADDRKVGLGHGNLAARLLREETECFAFLAGHESFAAAEGAIKIAEMANKVRRKPLRVILNGLGKDAAMIISRINGFTYVQTKFDYYTGQVNVVKETAYSDGPRAKVKCYGADDVREGVAILWKENVDVSITGNSTNPTRFQHPVAGTYKKERVAAGKPYFSVASGGGTGRTLHPDNMAAGPASYGMTDTMGRMHSDAQFAGSSSVPAHVEMMGFLGMGNNPMVGATVAIAVALDLALNKK